The Spiroplasma litorale nucleotide sequence TATGTGATGTTTATACTTCAACAAAAAAACACTTTGAAGGTGATCCAAGAAGTATATTAAAAAATTGCATTAATAAAATGAGAGAACTTAAAATTGGTCACTACTTTAATGTGGGTTTAGAACCTGAATTCTTTTTATTTAAGCTTGATGAAAATGGTAATCCAATATTAAAACATACTGATAATAGTGGATATTTTGATACACCGGCCTTGGATTATAACTATAAAGTTAGAAGAGAAATTATGTTTGAATTAGAAAAACTAAATTTTAAAATGGAAGTATCACATCATGAAGTATCTAATTCACAACACGAAGTAAACTTTGAATATTCAAATGCAGTTGAAACTTGTGATAAGTTACAAACATTTAAAGTTTTAGTTAAATCAATAGCAAAAAAACACAATATGCACGCTACATTTATGCCGAAACCAATAAAAGGTATGAATGGAAACGGGATGCATGTTAACTGCTCTATTGCAGATAAAAATAATAATAACTTATTCTATGATGAAAAAAGTCAAAATGGACTTAGCGAATTAGCTATTTACTTTATAAATGGTGTATTAAAAAACGCAAAGGAAATTTCATTATTAACTAATTCAACAATTAATTCATTTAAAAGATTGGTCCCTGGTTTTGAGGCACCTTGTTATATTGCTTGAAGTGATTCTAATAGATCAACAATGATTAGAATTCCAGCAGCTAACAAAAATGCGAAAAGAGCAGAAGTTAGATCAGTTGATTCAAGTTGTAATCCATATTTAGCTCTAAGCGCTATTTTAATGGCTGGTATTGATGGGATTGAAAACAAAATATCAAATTTTGCACCTATTAAAAAGAATTTATTTAAACTAACAGAGAAAGAAAAAAATGATCTAAAAATTGATAATTTACCAGTTGATTTAAAAGAAGCAATTGAATATTTCAAAAAATCTTCATATATTAAAAGTTTTTTAGGAGAAGACCTATTCAACAAGTTTATAGAATTAAAACAAAAAGAATGAGATGACTATAAAACAGAAGTAACTTCATGAGAAATAAAAAAATACTTAAACTTTTACTAATAAAAAACCCAAACAATTAAATTAATTTGTTTGGGTTTTTTTAAAGTTAAATACACATTAAATTATTTCGCTGTGTTATCAGTTGGTTTAAATCCCTTTGGATTTTTAGGACCCCTTCTATTTGAACTTGATTTAATTATAAAAAATACTAATAATCCAGTAATAACAGATCCTAAAACTAGACCTAATATAATATAAAGTAAATTTTTTTGATTTCCTTCATTTACTAATCCTGTACCAAATATTTTCCCTTTATATAATTCTTCAGCCGGAAATTGTTTTAAATAAGATGAAAATAATGACTTAACATTTTTATAAGTACCTTGATTAACCCCTAAAAAAGTATCAACACTATGACCCATTTCATGATTTAATGTTGTAAATTGATTTTTTGAAGATCATCAGTTCATATCATATTGAGCAAGTGATTCTTTATCACTAAGATTAAATGCTTTGGCATTATAAACAATATATGACATAGCTAAACCATAATCATTACCTAACATTTGGGTAAACCCCATAACAATACCACCACTAGTATTACCTTCATTAGTTATATCTTCATCTGGAGATATTATAAATGACAATAAGTGGTATTTAAAAGCATCATCATCACCAACATTTTTTCATTTTGTAATGAAATAAGTTACATTTATTAAGTCAAGAAGTTGTTTTTTAAATAACTCTTTTTTTTCTTCGGTTCAACTATAATAATTTGCCATTTCATCAATTGATGAGTTAAAAAAGATATTTGAACCTGTAACATTAGAACTATTTTTTGTTAAATTTAATAAAGTTTTATCCAATTCATCAAAATCTTTAAATGCTCTTGATTCAGAATTAACAACTTCATCATAACTTTTTATTGAAGACTCTGACGCTTTTGTTAAAGTATCATTCATTAAAATTTTTAATTGACTTAAATCTATATTTTCATTGTAAATTTCATAAAATTTAAATTGGTTAACAAATCCTTTAATCATATTATTAGCAAATGAAAATGAGGCATTATCCTGTGCCAAATATGAATAATAAGCATGAAGAAATGAATTTTCTCCATATTTATTACTTGTATTTAGTAACCCTAGATTATCTAAACTAGAATATCCTAAATCACTATAAGTAAGTGATCCTTGTTTTGCTAAATTTACATCATAATATAGATTTTTACTAGATTGATTTGAGTTATATTCATCATCAATCAAATTTTTTACTCTACTAAAATTTAAATTATCATTAATACTATTTTTTAAAGTATTATAAACATTTAAAAAATAATAATTAATTATTTCTCATGATTTATTTTTTGAATTATCACTTGTTGATGTTCATTTAGTGTATGCTTCAGCAAAAAATTCTTGATAAGTATACATACCATACAATGAAATATTCAATATTGGTGCAGTTAAACCCATATAATAAAAATCTTCATTATATTGAGAATTGCTATTTTTATTAACCTTATTGAATAATTTTTTAACATACTCATTTTCTTTTATATTTGTGTGCTTATATATAAAATATTGAAGAGAAACACCTGCTCATAAATAGTCATCAGCATTTATTCCTGCTTTTGTTTTTGAATTATTAGTTGATTCAAAATTTGAAAATAAATTGGTTTTATTTGAATATTCATTTCTATTTGATGCAAATAAGAAAATGTTAGATAAAAATAATATTAAAATTGTGAATACGCTTAATAGTTTTTTCATAAAATGCACTCTTTTCTAATAAAGATATTTTACTATAATTAATTTATTGTTAATAAAAATCTTTATTAATTATCTAATTTATTAAAAAAATCATTCAATAAATCAATTTCTTTCATTGAGTATAACTCATTCTCTTTAATTAAATTTATTAAATATTCTTTGTTTGATAGTGTTAATAATTTTTTACTATGTTGCTCAAAATTATTTTTAGCTTTAATTAAATTGTATGAAAAAATCGAACATACTCCTTGTACATTTAAATTTTTATCATCTAATAAATCACAAACTTTTAATACACTGCCTCCTGTTGAAATTAAATCTTCAATAACAACTACATTTTGGTTTTCAAAAAATCTTCCTTCAATTTGAGAATTTCTACCATGATCTTTTGGTTCAGGTCTTACATATATCATAGGTAGATTCATTTTTTGACTAATCATAGCGGCTCAACTAATTCCTGAGGTTGCAACACCAGCAATTAAATCTACTTTATCAAAATTATTATTTATTAGTTCAATGAAATAATCTACAATTTTGTTTCTATTTTCAACATAACTTATCAAAACTCTATTATCACAATAAATTGGGCTTTCAATTCCGCTTGCTCATTTAAATTTTTTATCAAAATTTAAATCAATCGCCTTAGTTTCTAAAAGAATTGATGCTACTTCTATTCCACTATTCATTTTCTCACTCCTTTTTTAATTGTAAATATTTTACATATGGTTCATTTGATGTTGTTATTTCTCTACCAACAACAATATAGTCACTTTTATTTTCAATTGCTTCTTTAATTGATGCTACTCTTTTTTGATCATTTGTTGATGATTCACTTCTAATACCTGGTGTTAATGTAATTAGTCTATTTGATGTATTTTTTATTAATTTTGACTCTCAAACCGAGCAAACGACCCCGTCTGCACCACCCATTTCGGTAATTTTAGATAGATCAATAACTGCTTCATTAAAGTTTTTATTTATTTTTAATTCATTTTTTAATATTTCATCATTTAGCGAAGTCAAATAAGTAACTGCAAATATTTTAGTATTTGGAGATATTTCATTTCTTGCATTTGATGCATATTTTATCATTTCTAAACCACCAGAAGCATGAATAGTTATTATGTCAGGTTTATATAATAAAATATTTTTTGCTGCTTTATAAACTGTATTAGGAATATCATGCATTTTTAAATCTATAAAAA carries:
- the glnA gene encoding type I glutamate--ammonia ligase translates to MKQEEIFEIIKKENIRFIKLQFTDMLGILKSIEIPVSNIKKALNNEVIFDGSSVIGFAKIDDADMYLYPDLDTWLVLEAETTSEYKVGRFLCDVYTSTKKHFEGDPRSILKNCINKMRELKIGHYFNVGLEPEFFLFKLDENGNPILKHTDNSGYFDTPALDYNYKVRREIMFELEKLNFKMEVSHHEVSNSQHEVNFEYSNAVETCDKLQTFKVLVKSIAKKHNMHATFMPKPIKGMNGNGMHVNCSIADKNNNNLFYDEKSQNGLSELAIYFINGVLKNAKEISLLTNSTINSFKRLVPGFEAPCYIAWSDSNRSTMIRIPAANKNAKRAEVRSVDSSCNPYLALSAILMAGIDGIENKISNFAPIKKNLFKLTEKEKNDLKIDNLPVDLKEAIEYFKKSSYIKSFLGEDLFNKFIELKQKEWDDYKTEVTSWEIKKYLNFY
- the pyrE gene encoding orotate phosphoribosyltransferase, which produces MNSGIEVASILLETKAIDLNFDKKFKWASGIESPIYCDNRVLISYVENRNKIVDYFIELINNNFDKVDLIAGVATSGISWAAMISQKMNLPMIYVRPEPKDHGRNSQIEGRFFENQNVVVIEDLISTGGSVLKVCDLLDDKNLNVQGVCSIFSYNLIKAKNNFEQHSKKLLTLSNKEYLINLIKENELYSMKEIDLLNDFFNKLDN
- the pyrF gene encoding orotidine-5'-phosphate decarboxylase, with the protein product MINKIIIALDFSNFYEVKKFLNKFKKEKLFVKVGMELFYKYGNKIIRFLKKKKYNIFIDLKMHDIPNTVYKAAKNILLYKPDIITIHASGGLEMIKYASNARNEISPNTKIFAVTYLTSLNDEILKNELKINKNFNEAVIDLSKITEMGGADGVVCSVWESKLIKNTSNRLITLTPGIRSESSTNDQKRVASIKEAIENKSDYIVVGREITTSNEPYVKYLQLKKEWENE